One part of the Saccharomyces mikatae IFO 1815 strain IFO1815 genome assembly, chromosome: 1 genome encodes these proteins:
- the TFC3 gene encoding transcription factor TFIIIC subunit TFC3 (similar to Saccharomyces cerevisiae TFC3 (YAL001C); ancestral locus Anc_4.128): protein MNEKKVTDIIDDVGHSYSVGITEDSLWILLTGYPKKESTIGNSAFELLLEVAKAGGKGINTMDLAHVTGQDPRSVTGRIKKINHLLTSSQLIYKGHVVKLLKLKRYSHDGADNNPYINIRDHLATIVEVVKRSKNGIRQIIDLKRELKFDKEKRLSKAFIAAIAWLDEKEYLKKVLVVSPKNPAVKIRCVKYMKDVPDSKGSPTFEYDSNSADEDSVLDNKASLEDEDSVEGLDNFNATDLLQNQGLVVEDKENAVKNKVLLNRFYPLQNQTYDIADKSGLKGISTMDVVNRVTGKEFQRAFTKSSEYYLESLDKQKDNIGGYRLFRIYDFEGKKKFFRLFTAHNFQKLTNAEDQISVTEGFDEPGKSHTDLKTLNEKNFVALNNTVRFTKDSDGHDIFFWHGDLKIPLNSKKTPNNKKRKRQTRNTTDNSVTVNNVSTPKRIKLEQHVSTVQEIKATEDSPISNRSGTVKGKVVNFGGFSARSLRSLQRQRAILNVMNKIGGVAYLREQFYDVVSKFMGSATTLDKKTVRGDVDLMVENQKLGARTEPASGRKIIFLPSIGEDVIQTYILKEKDSKKATYTDVIHDTDIYFFDQTERNRFHRGKKSVERIRKFQNHQKNAKTKTSERVSSKKNTLVGVSDGIIKSRDKKTSASRAPVVVENDKGSKTIYHAGTKEGVQALIRAVVITKSIRNEIVWNEITKLFPNNSLDNLKKKWTARRVRMGHSGWRAYIDKWKKMLVLAIKAERISLKDVEELDLPKLLDIWTSFDEKEIKKSLYLYKNYEENRKRLTLIRDDTLVQSNNDLAMSSMIQREISSLKKTYTRRVSSFTKDSGKIQSDDYIRTVIRSILIENSSITRNEIEALKNVGKESIDNVIMDMAREKQVYLHGAKLECTDTLLDILKSKGNYKDFEIAFQYRTKINELLEVGNAIVINQEPSDISSWVLVDLVSSELLSMNIIPMMRNVRPLTYTSRRFEIRTLTPPLIIYSKLQSKLNKPKQSAVHIPLGKPFSRLWVDGYGSIRPNIWKQVVTMVVNEIQFHPGITLSRLQFKCREVLSLQEISEICKWLLERQVLMNMGFSGFWVNHNWYSLFEFT, encoded by the coding sequence atgaatgaaaaaaaggtgaCAGATATTATAGATGATGTTGGTCACTCATACTCAGTCGGTATTACTGAGGATAGCCTTTGGATACTATTAACTGGATATCCCAAAAAGGAATCAACAATCGGGAATTCAGCTTTTgaacttcttcttgaaGTTGCCAAAGCAGGAGGGAAAGGGATCAACACAATGGATCTGGCCCATGTGACTGGTCAAGATCCTAGAAGTGTGACAGGAcgtatcaaaaaaataaaccaCTTGTTAACGAGCTCGCAATTGATTTACAAAGGGCATGTTGTGAAACTATTAAAGCTTAAACGATATAGTCATGACGGGGCCGATAATAATCCCTATATTAACATCAGAGACCATTTAGCAACAATCGTTGAAGTAGTAAAACGGTCTAAAAATGGTATTCGTCAGATAATTGATTTGAAACGTGAATTGAAGtttgataaagagaaaagacTCTCTAAAGCCTTTATTGCAGCGATTGCATGGCtggatgaaaaagaatacttAAAGAAAGTGCTTGTGGTGTCGCCAAAAAATCCTGCTGTTAAAATCAGATGTGTGAAATACATGAAAGACGTTCCAGATTCTAAAGGCTCACCTACGTTTGAGTATGATAGTAATAGTGCTGATGAGGATTCTGTATTAGACAACAAGGCAAGTttggaagatgaagacTCTGTTGAAGGTTTGGATAATTTCAATGCAACTGATCTATTGCAAAATCAAGGCCTTGTCGTTgaagacaaagaaaatgctgTGAAGAATAAAGTCCTTCTTAATCGATTCTATCCATTGCAAAATCAGACTTACGATATTGCAGATAAGTCCGGTCTCAAAGGAATTTCAACTATGGATGTTGTTAATCGAGTAACAGGAAAGGAATTCCAGCGAGCTTTTACAAAATCAAGCGAGTACTATTTAGAAAGTCTagataaacaaaaagacaATATAGGCGGGTATAGACTTTTCCGCATATACGATTTTgagggaaagaaaaagttctttAGGCTATTCACAGCTCAcaactttcaaaagttgACAAATGCAGAAGATCAAATATCTGTTACAGAAGGATTTGATGAACCAGGCAAATCACATACCGATTTGAAAACTCTTAACGAGAAAAATTTCGTGGCTCTCAATAATACTGTTAGATTCACAAAGGACAGTGATGGCcatgatatatttttctggCACGgtgatttgaaaattccGCTGAATTCGAAGAAAACTCCGAACAATAAAAAGCGGAAGAGGCAGACTAGAAACACTACTGATAATTCTGTGACGGTGAACAATGTCTCAACTCCAAAAAGGATTAAGCTCGAGCAACATGTTAGTACTGTGCAGGAGATAAAAGCTACAGAAGACAGCCCAATTTCAAACAGAAGTGGCACTGTCAAAGGTAAGGTAGTTAACTTTGGTGGTTTTTCGGCCCGTTCTTTGCGTTCGTTACAAAGGCAGAGAGCAATCTTGAATGTTATGAATAAAATCGGTGGTGTAGCATACTTGAGGGAACAATTCTATGATGTTGTTTCCAAGTTTATGGGCTCTGCAACAACATTGGATAAAAAGACTGTTCGGGGAGATGTTGACTTGATGgtagaaaatcaaaaattagGAGCAAGAACAGAGCCTGCGTCAGGAAGAAAGATCATTTTTTTGCCCAGCATTGGAGAGGACGTTATTCAAACATacattttgaaagagaaagataGCAAGAAAGCAACCTATACCGATGTTATACATGATACGgatatatacttttttgaCCAAACGGAAAGAAATAGATTTCATAGAGGGAAGAAATCTGTTGAAAGAATTCGTAAGTTTCAGAACcaccaaaaaaatgcaaagaCTAAAACTTCAGAACGGGTGAGCTCTAAGAAAAACACATTAGTCGGTGTATCAGACGGAATCATTAAAAGCAGAGACAAAAAAACATCTGCGAGTAGAGCGCCGGTGgttgttgaaaatgataaaggAAGTAAGACAATCTATCATGCTGGTACTAAAGAAGGTGTTCAAGCCTTAATCAGAGCTGTTGTCATCACTAAAAGTATCAGAAACGAAATTGTGTGGAATGAAATAACAAAGTTGTTTCCTAATAACTCTTTAGATAatctaaaaaagaagtggACAGCACGCCGAGTTAGAATGGGCCATAGTGGCTGGAGGGCATATATAGATaagtggaaaaaaatgcttgTCCTAGCTATCAAAGCTGAAAGAATCTCATTGAAGGATGTTGAAGAACTAGATCTCCCTAAATTGCTCGACATTTGGACGTCATTTgatgagaaagaaataaagaaatcattATATCTTTATAAGAACTATGAGGAGAATAGGAAAAGACTCACTCTTATTCGTGACGATACATTGGTACAGTCTAACAATGATCTGGCTATGTCTTCAATGATTCAAAGAGAGATTTCTTCACTAAAGAAGACTTACACTAGAAGGGTTTCCAGTTTTACTAAAGACTCAGGGAAGATTCAAAGCGACGATTATATCCGTACAGTGATTCGGTCGATTCTAATTGAAAACTCTTCGATTACTCGAAATGAAATAGAGGCATTGAAGAATGTAGGAAAAGAGTCAATAGATAATGTTATTATGGATATGGCTAGAGAGAAGCAAGTTTATCTGCATGGTGCAAAACTTGAATGTACTGACACACTACTAgacattttgaaaagtaaagGAAACTACAAAGACTTCGAAATTGCTTTTCAATATAGAACTAAGATTAATGAGCTATTGGAGGTTGGAAACGCCATTGTTATTAACCAAGAACCATCCGACATATCTTCATGGGTATTAGTTGATTTGGTTTCTTCTGAGTTATTGAGCATGAATATAATACCAATGATGAGAAACGTTCGGCCATTGACTTATACTTCaagaagatttgaaataaGAACCCTAACTCCACCTTTAATTATATATTCCAAATTGCAATCAAAATTGAACAAGCCAAAACAATCTGCTGTCCATATTCCGCTTGGAAAGCCCTTTTCCCGTTTGTGGGTTGATGGATATGGTTCCATTAGACCAAATATATGGAAGCAAGTAGTTACTATGGTCGTCAATGAAATACAATTTCATCCAGGAATAACCCTGAGCAGGTTGCAATTTAAATGCCGTGAAGTACTTTCGCTCCaagaaatttctgaaaTATGCAAGTGGCTCCTAGAAAGACAAGTTTTAATGAATATGGGCTTTAGTGGTTTCTGGGTTAACCATAACTGGTATTCTCTGTTTGAGTTTACGTAA
- the NUP60 gene encoding FG-nucleoporin NUP60 (similar to Saccharomyces cerevisiae NUP60 (YAR002W); ancestral locus Anc_4.125): protein MHRKSLRSVSSNTSLAPYRKQVISNARHKPSLFSKIKTFFTQNDSTRTSSGNKIANEKLCNKTFNRRITSMPGGYFHSDASLDPTFSHSEAVSVLGEASNDVENKEQRYNEAHETNVSNAKLATFFSKKGNEPLSEIEIEGVMALLQKANKSMITSEREQRSPEDSNADQSFILKESGSTPISVSNAPTFNPKYDTSNASMNTTLGSIGSRKFSFNYSSLPSPYKATVYRYSAAKKMPDTYTANTSIQSITTTQSARAGVSKPAPAKKISNTAAALVSLLDEKDVKRNNAASELANPYSSYMNQIRRHKKDSPNIAPTQENTQESKVKPLFEKLPEQGEESMKQFNVAKISPPAPSKDSFAKYKPARSSSLRSNVVVAEISPEKKESVGNPPSSTFNFSFNAPKNVGSTEHRSKSENTPPVPSKEFNFTKLQTNLLAEKPKIEVKKGDSSSVKPDFSVTPQKDASNSFVFNSVQKKPHFNLAVEKDNEVKNIKSPVENGFSEEELGEFDFNVPLESKLLENDSVDENKVETFKSLYTF, encoded by the coding sequence ATGCATCGTAAATCATTAAGAAGCGTTAGTTCAAATACTTCTTTGGCTCCTTATCGAAAACAAGTTATTAGCAATGCACGCCATAAACCAAGTCTTTTCTCCAAAatcaaaactttctttaCTCAAAACGACTCAACTAGAACAAGTTCAGGAAATAAGATTgctaatgaaaaattatgCAATAAGACTTTTAACAGAAGAATTACAAGTATGCCTGGAGGATATTTCCATTCTGATGCGTCTTTAGATCCTACATTCAGTCATTCTGAAGCAGTTTCTGTATTAGGTGAAGCTAGTAATGACGTTGAGAACAAGGAACAGCGCTACAATGAAGCCCATGAAACCAATGTTTCTAATGCTAAGCTGGCAACTTTTTTCAGTAAAAAGGGCAATGAACCTTTATCAGAAATTGAGATAGAGGGCGTAATGGCACTGTTACAAAAGGCAAACAAATCCATGATAACCTCGGAAAGAGAGCAAAGATCGCCAGAAGACAGTAACGCTGATCAGTCTTTTATCCTAAAAGAGTCCGGAAGCACACCAATCAGTGTATCTAATGCGCCAACGTTCAATCCAAAATATGATACCTCTAATGCTTCAATGAATACGACTCTAGGAAGCATTGGTTCAAGGAAATTTAGTTTCAACTATTCCAGTCTCCCATCACCATACAAAGCAACCGTTTATAGATATAGCGCAGCAAAAAAGATGCCAGATACATACACAGCCAACACATCCATTCAAAGCATAACTACAACTCAATCAGCAAGAGCCGGTGTTTCAAAGCCAGCTCCTGCGAAGAAAATAAGTAATACAGCTGCCGCCTTGGTTTCTTTAttagatgaaaaagatgtGAAGAGGAATAATGCTGCCTCGGAACTCGCCAACCCATACTCTTCATATATGAACCAAATACGCAGACATAAAAAGGACTCGCCAAATATTGCGCCAACACAAGAGAACACTCAAGAATCTAAAGTAAAGCCCTTATTTGAAAAGCTTCCTGAACAAGGTGAAGAATCAATGAAGCAATTTAACGTCGCCAAAATTTCGCCACCTGCGCCAAGCAAGGATTCGTTTGCTAAGTATAAACCTGCAAGATCTTCTTCCTTACGTTCGAATGTCGTAGTAGCAGAAATCTCCCctgaaaagaaggaaagtGTAGGTAACCCCCCCTCTTCTACGtttaacttttcttttaacgCTCCAAAAAACGTTGGATCCACTGAGCATAGATCTAAGAGCGAGAACACACCACCTGTACCATCAAAGGAATTTAATTTTACTAAGTTACAGACAAATCTGTTAGCtgaaaaaccaaaaattgaGGTCAAGAAGGGCGACTCTTCTTCTGTCAAACCTGACTTTTCAGTTACTCCTCAAAAAGATGCATCGAatagttttgtttttaataGCGTCCAAAAGAAGCCACATTTCAATCTCGCAGTGGAGAAAGATAATGAAgtaaaaaacataaaatcTCCAGTAGAGAATGGTTTTTCGGAGGAAGAACTAGGAGAGTTTGATTTTAACGTTCCTTTGGAATCCAAATTACTGGAAAATGACTCggttgatgaaaataaagtcGAGACTTTTAAGTCCTTGTATACCTTTTGA
- the ERP1 gene encoding Erp1p (similar to Saccharomyces cerevisiae ERP1 (YAR002C-A) and ERP6 (YGL002W); ancestral locus Anc_4.124) has protein sequence MLLTTILQIVTCCLVFPAQVTAFYYYTSGSERKCFHKELSRGTLFQGTYKAQIYDDGIQDYRDAGAQDFGVVIDIEESFDENHLVVHQKGSASGEIIFLALDSGEHKICIQPEAGGWLIKGKTKIDVEFQVGTDEKLDSKGKTTVDVLHTKVNVLNSKIAEIRREQKLMRDREATFRDASEAVNSRAMWWIVIQLIVLAVTCGWQMKHLGKFFVKQKIL, from the coding sequence ATGCTTTTAACTACTATCTTACAGATTGTTACTTGCTGTCTAGTCTTTCCAGCTCAAGTTACTgctttttattattatacttCCGGTTCGGAACGTAAATGTTTCCACAAGGAATTGTCTAGAGGTACTTTGTTCCAAGGAACTTACAAGGCACAAATTTACGATGACGGTATACAAGATTACAGAGATGCTGGGGCACAAGATTTTGGTGTCGTGATTGATATTGAGGAGAGTTTTGATGAGAACCACTTAGTTGTTCATCAAAAAGGTTCAGCAAGTGGTGAGATCATTTTCCTTGCCTTAGATTCAGGTGAACATAAAATATGTATTCAGCCTGAAGCCGGTGGCTGGTTAATTAAGGGTAAAACAAAGATTGACGTCGAATTCCAAGTTGGTACGGACGAAAAGTTGGATTCTAAGGGTAAAACCACAGTTGACGTCTTACATACCAAGGTTAATGTCTTGAACTCCAAGATTGCTGAAATCAGAAGGGAGCAAAAGTTGATGAGAGATCGTGAAGCTACATTTAGAGATGCATCCGAAGCCGTTAATTCTCGTGCTATGTGGTGGATTGTAATTCAATTAATCGTTCTTGCAGTTACTTGCGGTTGGCAAATGAAGCACTTGGGCAAATTTTTCGTTAAACAGAAAATTTTGTAA
- the SWD1 gene encoding COMPASS subunit protein SWD1 (similar to Saccharomyces cerevisiae SWD1 (YAR003W); ancestral locus Anc_4.123), producing the protein MNILLQDPFAVLKEHPEKLTHTIENPLRTECLQLSPCGDYLALGCANGALVIYDMDTFRPICVPGNMLGAHVRPITSIAWSPDGRFLLTSSRDWSIKLWDLSVPSKPLKEIIFDSPIWGCQWLDARKWLCVATIFEESDAYVIDFSNDPVASRLNKHNEKTLSSTPDHGYVLVCTVHTKYPKIIIVGTSKGWLDFYKFYSSSESTCIHSLKIAGSNIKHVVVSQNGRRLAINCSDRTIRQYEINIDDENSTVELNFEHKYQDVINKLQWNCILFSNNTAEYLVASTHGSSAHELYIWETTSGTLVRVLEGAEEELIDINWDFYSMSIVSNGFESGNVYVWSVVVPPKWSALAPDFEEVEENVDYLEKEDEFDEVDEAEQQQGLEHEEEINIDLRSREQYDVRGNNLLIERFTIPTDYTRIIKMQSSSD; encoded by the coding sequence ATGAACATCCTTTTACAGGATCCATTCGCAGTTCTCAAGGAACATCCTGAGAAGCTCACTCATACAATTGAGAATCCCTTACGCACTGAATGTCTTCAGTTAAGTCCTTGCGGTGACTATTTGGCTTTAGGATGTGCTAATGGAGCACTTGTAATTTATGACATGGATACGTTCCGACCTATTTGTGTCCCAGGAAATATGTTGGGAGCGCATGTCAGGCCCATTACTTCTATCGCATGGTCTCCAGACGGCAGGTTTTTGCTGACAAGCTCTAGAGACTGGTCAATAAAACTTTGGGATCTTTCAGTACCAAGCAAACCTTTAAAGGAAATAATTTTCGATTCTCCAATTTGGGGCTGTCAATGGCTGGATGCTAGGAAGTGGCTTTGTGTTGCTACAATATTTGAGGAAAGTGACGCTTATGTTATTGATTTCAGTAATGATCCAGTGGCGAGCCGTCTGAATAAACACAATGAAAAGACGTTGAGTTCTACGCCCGATCATGGATATGTTCTTGTCTGTACAGTGCATACCAAGTACCCAAAAATCATTATCGTTGGAACCTCAAAAGGTTGGCTAGACTTCTACAAGTTCTACTCTTCATCTGAATCAACATGTATTCATTCTCTAAAAATTGCGGGCTCAAATATCAAACATGTGGTCGTTTCACAGAATGGTAGAAGGCTGGCTATTAACTGTTCGGATAGAACAATAAGACAATATGAGAtaaatattgatgatgaaaactCTACTGTTGAGTTAAACTTCGAGCATAAGTATCAGGATGTGATTAATAAATTGCAGTGGAATTGCATTCTCTTTAGTAATAATACCGCTGAATATTTAGTAGCTTCTACACACGGTTCTTCTGCTCATGAACTATACATTTGGGAAACCACGAGTGGAACTTTAGTGAGAGTTCTAGAAGGTGCTGAAGAGGAATTGATAGATATAAATTGGGACTTCTATAGTATGAGTATCGTGAGTAATGGTTTTGAATCTGGAAATGTATACGTCTGGTCAGTTGTTGTTCCACCAAAATGGAGTGCTCTGGCGCcagattttgaagaagtcgaagaaaatgttgaCTATTTGgagaaagaagatgagtttgATGAAGTTGATGAAGCTGAACAGCAGCAAGGATTAGAACATGAGGAAGAAATAAACATTGATCTTCGATCGAGAGAGCAGTATGACGTGAGAGGTAATAACCTGCTCATTGAGCGGTTCACAATCCCTACCGATTACACGAGGATAATCAAGATGCAGTCATCATCAGATTAA
- the RFA1 gene encoding replication factor A subunit protein RFA1 (similar to Saccharomyces cerevisiae RFA1 (YAR007C); ancestral locus Anc_4.120), producing MSSVQLSKGDFHSIFTNKQRYDNPTGGVYQVYNTRKSDGANSNRKNLIMISDGIYHMKALLRNQAASKFQSMELQRGDIIRVIIAEPAIVRERKKYVLLVDDFELVQSRADMVNQASTFLDNYFSEHPNETLKDEDITDSGNTTNQTNAGNVGVPDMLHSNSNLNVSEKKLVNENSHSQKSRPIFAIEQLSPYQNVWTIKARVSYKGEIKTWHNQRGDGKLFNVNFLDTSGEIRATAFNDFATKFNEILQEGKVYYVSKAKLQPAKPQFTNLTHPYELNLDRDTIVEECFDESNVPKTHFNFIKLDAIQNQEVNSNVDVLGIIQTINPHFELTSRAGKKFDRRDITIVDDSGFSISVGLWNQQALDFNLPEGSVAAIKGVRVTDFGGKSLSMGFSSTLIPNPEIPEAYALKGWYDSKGRNSSFTTLKQEPGMGGQSAASLTKFIAQRITIARAQAENLGRSEKGDFFSVKAAISFLKVDNFAYPACSNENCNKKVLEQPDGTWRCEKCDTNNASPNWRYILTISIIDETNQLWLTLFDDQAKQLLGVDANTLMSLKEEDPNEFTKVTQSIQMNEYDFRIRAREDTYNDQSRIRYTVANLHSLNYKAEADYLADELSKALLA from the coding sequence ATGAGCAGCGTGCAACTATCAAAGGGCGACTTCCATAGCATCTTCACCAACAAGCAGAGGTATGATAATCCCACCGGTGGCGTTTACCAAGTTTACAACACCAGAAAATCTGATGGCGCCAACAGCAACAGAAAGAACTTGATCATGATCTCCGACGGTATTTACCATATGAAGGCTCTATTGAGAAACCAAGCTGCATCTAAGTTTCAGTCAATGGAACTGCAAAGGGGTGACATCATTCGCGTGATAATTGCAGAACCTGCCATTGTCAGGGAAAGGAAGAAGTACGTTCTATTAgttgatgattttgagtTGGTTCAGTCACGTGCTGATATGGTCAATCAAGCTAGTACGTTTTTAGATAATTATTTCTCAGAGCATCCCAATGAAACCttgaaagatgaagatatcACTGATAGTGGTAATACAACTAACCAGACAAACGCCGGCAATGTCGGAGTCCCCGATATGCTGCATTCAAACTCTAACTTAAATGTCAGcgagaaaaaattggttaATGAAAACTCTCACTCTCAAAAATCCAGACCAATTTTTGCAATCGAACAATTGTCTCCATATCAAAATGTTTGGACTATCAAGGCAAGAGTCTCTTACAAGGGAGAAATCAAGACATGGCACAATCAAAGAGGTGATGGTAAACTATTCAATGTCAACTTCTTGGACACCTCTGGAGAGATTAGAGCCACCGCCTTCAACGATTTTGCTACCAAATTTAACgaaattcttcaagaagGCAAAGTATACTACGTATCAAAGGCAAAGCTGCAACCAGCTAAGCCACAATTCACTAACCTTACACATCCCTACGAACTGAATTTGGATAGGGACACTATTGTAGAAGAATGTTTTGATGAAAGTAATGTTCCAAAAACAcatttcaattttatcaaattagACGCTATCCAGAACCAAGAAGTAAATTCTAACGTAGACGTCCTCGGTATTATCCAAACTATCAACCCACATTTTGAATTAACTTCCAGAgctggaaaaaaatttgatcGTCGTGATATCACTATTGTCGATGATTCTGGGTTTTCCATCTCCGTCGGTCTATGGAATCAACAAGCGCTTGATTTTAACCTTCCTGAAGGCTCTGTTGCTGCTATCAAAGGCGTTCGTGTAACAGATTTTGGTGGCAAGTCTTTGTCCATGGGGTTTTCGAGTACTTTAATTCCAAATCCAGAAATCCCTGAGGCATATGCCCTAAAAGGTTGGTATGATTCGAAAGGCCGCAATTCAAGCTTCACCACACTGAAACAAGAACCTGGTATGGGCGGTCAATCTGCAGCTAGCTTAACGAAATTTATAGCTCAGCGTATCACTATTGCCAGGGCTCAAGCCGAAAATCTAGGAAGAAGTGAGAAGGGCGATTTTTTTAGTGTGAAGGCTGCCATAAGTTTCTTGAAAGTTGATAATTTTGCATATCCTGCCTGTTCTAATGAAAAttgtaataaaaaagtCCTGGAACAGCCTGATGGTACCTGGAGATGTGAGAAATGTGACACCAACAATGCAAGTCCAAATTGGAGGTATATATTGACGATATCAATTATTGACGAAACCAACCAACTTTGGCTCACCCTGTTTGATGACCAAGCCAAACAATTATTGGGTGTTGATGCTAATACATTAATGTCTTTGAAGGAGGAAGATCCGAACGAATTTACTAAAGTTACTCAGAGTATCCAAATGAATGAGTATGACTTTAGAATTAGAGCGCGCGAAGATACATACAACGATCAAAGCAGAATCAGATATACCGTTGCTAACCTACACAGTTTGAATTACAAGGCTGAGGCCGATTACCTGGCTGATGAGTTATCTAAGGCTCTATTAGCTTAA
- the SEN34 gene encoding tRNA splicing endonuclease subunit SEN34 (similar to Saccharomyces cerevisiae SEN34 (YAR008W); ancestral locus Anc_4.116), translating to MAPLVFDIRHIQLLRKWGICGVLSGTLPTAAQQNVFLSVPLRLMLEDVLWLHHNNLADVKIIRQGGDKIMTGITRERGAKLSKLVEDRLNKSFEYQRKFKKDEHIEKLKKIGKINDETTAEELEQLNKSNNNDHLIESSLFIDIADTSMILEDINIESDGLSYDYIRDLLFKQYRQAGKMQTYFLYKALRDQGYVLSPGGRFGGKFIAYPGDPLRFHSHLTIQDAIDYHNEPIDLISMISGARLGTTVKKLWVIGGVEEQTNETHFFSVEWAGFG from the coding sequence ATGGCACCGCTAGTATTCGACATACGTCACATTCAACTTCTGAGAAAGTGGGGCATTTGTGGTGTGCTATCTGGAACTTTACCTACTGCAGCGCAGCAGAACGTATTTTTGTCGGTACCTCTGAGACTTATGCTAGAAGATGTGTTATGGCTGCACCATAATAATCTTGCCGATgtgaaaataataagacAAGGTGGGGATAAGATTATGACAGGAATAACACGAGAGCGGGGGGCTAAGTTGTCTAAACTTGTCGAAGATCGTTTAAATAAGTCATTCGAATATCAGAGAAAGTTCAAAAAGGATGAacacattgaaaaattaaaaaaaattggtaaaATCAATGACGAAACTACAGCCGAAGAACTGGAACAGTTGAATaaatcaaataataatgaccACCTAATCGAATCTTCTTTGTTCATTGATATTGCCGATACTTCTATGATCTTGGAAGATATCAATATTGAGTCAGATGGCCTATCATATGATTATATTCGTGATTTGTTATTCAAGCAGTATAGACAGGCAGGGAAAATGCAAACGTACTTTTTATACAAGGCATTGAGGGATCAGGGGTACGTTTTATCCCCAGGCGGACGCTTTGGTGGGAAGTTTATAGCTTATCCAGGTGATCCGCTACGTTTTCATTCACATTTGACCATTCAAGATGCGATCGATTATCATAATGAGCCGATTGATCTGATATCAATGATAAGCGGGGCAAGATTAGGTACTACTGTAAAAAAACTTTGGGTAATAGGTGGTGTTGAGGAACAAACTAACGAAactcatttcttttctgtaGAATGGGCTGGGTTTGGTTAA